One stretch of Acanthochromis polyacanthus isolate Apoly-LR-REF ecotype Palm Island chromosome 16, KAUST_Apoly_ChrSc, whole genome shotgun sequence DNA includes these proteins:
- the LOC127530390 gene encoding uncharacterized protein LOC127530390, producing MEPRSQTVAEKSVESAARNLVALIRQNLSADSHPPPSAAAALNTPSVSSEMQRSFPGIFRGKRRFLNRPQTVTRKRLCFQVYLLPSPATVTPKADEELRFFQAGLGMRMVSLPEDAAHDQISEMLNQEYPKLQTLKGSWMFYKASGGHGQRQLTIVSPQVEGYTTSQLKRASNGGKYMLYIAPLQGELDVTPLSKNASEFSKMPKATCENCQETMPIHLLALHVESCKENVTDCNDQDQDYNSDTECVSVSNSSTDDTVLYPRSTSRNDINTNPTAVSSMTSCPICRQLYPTHTVEIHASFCGESIPDVQDNAGTSLPQSTAPSTSAGTSGEIISPFVQ from the exons ATGGAGCCCCGATCGCAGACA GTTGCAGAGAAGAGTGTGGAGTCTGCGGCCAGAAATCTTGTCGCGCTCATCAGACAAAATCTCAGTGCAGACAGTCATCCTCCACCCAGTGCAGCTGCTGCATTAAACACCCCATCAGTGTCATCGGAAATGCAGAG gtcATTTCCAGGCATTTTCAGGGGAAAAAGGAGATTTTTAAATCGACCACAAACGGTCACTCGCAAACGGCTGTGTTTTCAGGTCTATCTCCTTCCCTCTCCTGCAACTGTGACTCCAAAAGCAGATGAGGAACTCCGTTTTTTCCAGGCAGGGCTAGGCATGAGAATGGTATCATTACCAGAGGATGCAGCTCATGATCAG ATATCTGAAATGCTTAACCAAGAGTACCCTAAACTCCAGACCCTGAAGGGGTCTTGGATGTTTTACAAGGCTTCAG gggGACATGGACAAAGGCAGCTGACAATTGTAAGTCCCCAGGTGGAAGGTTACACCACCTCACAACTGAAAAGGGCATCAAATGGAGGAAAATACATGCTATACATAGCTCCATTACAGGGTGAATTGGATGTTACCCCGCTTTCCAAAAATGCTTCAGAATTTTCCAAAATGCCAAAAGCCACTTGTGAAAATTGTCAGGAGACAATGCCAATTCATCTTTTGGCCCTCCATGTTGAGAGTTGCAAAGAAAATGTCACTGACTGTAAC gaccaggaccaggactatAACTCTGATACTGAGTGCGTCTCTGTCAGTAACTCGTCAACTGATGACACTGTCTTATACCCAAGGTCCACATCCCGCAATGAT ATTAACACAAACCCTACAGCTGTGTCCTCCATGACTTCCTGCCCCATCTGTAGACAGCTGTATCCTACACACACTGTGGAGATCCATGCAAGTTTCTGTGGCGAGAG CATCCCTGATGTCCAAGATAATGCAGGAACATCACTTCCTCAAAGTACAGCACCTAGCACATCAGCAGGTACATCAGGGGAG ATCATTTCTCCCTTTGTGCAGTGA
- the LOC127530381 gene encoding uncharacterized protein LOC127530381 isoform X2 yields MRKDQEEQDMSYVSFYKHNNVEWASPLRCRLEGDAAVGVGVNRHVMSTLMLKLRTGFRLNLGNGAITKVFEGQPDHLVPANSVVMVESELFLMAGRMMGHCFLYGGPGFPGISPAITHVLFGGSIDTATVMIEDCPDLDIRETIQLVLGRSAKQVKQLRKGLKETGIWPLFSKRVDVVKLLFPCEKEAEITPQMILANIQWPRLNSDSQSDDDDDDDDDDDDDDDISVEAVTRVTAYFRTFIEHASSECLKNLLRFWVGWEVPAKKLVVKVANGHLPRALTCFETIKLPDHHTDYADFESDLLSAITTCETGFGLV; encoded by the exons ATGAGGAAAGACCAGGAAGAACAGGACATGTCCTATGTGAGCTTCTATAAGCACAACAATGTGGAGTGGGCTTCACCACTGAGATGTAGACTTGAAG GTGATGCTGCTGTAGGAGTGGGTGTTAACCGGCATGTTATGTCAACACTGATGCTGAAGCTAAGAACAGGATTTCGCCTTAATCTTG GAAATGGAGCTATCACAAAGGTTTTTGAGGGTCAGCCAGACCACTTGGTGCCTGCCAACTCTGTTGTGATGGTGGAGAGTGAGCTTTTCTTGATGGCAGGACGAATGATGGGGCATTGCTTCTTGTATGGTGGTCCTGGTTTCCCTGGCATCAGTCCAGCCATCACACATGTACTGTTTGGTGGTTCCATTGACACTGCCACGGTCATGATTGAAGACTGTCCTGACTTGGATATTCGTGAAACAATCCAGCTG GTTCTGGGACGATCAGCAAAACAAGTAAAGCAGTTAAGAAAGGGACTGAAGGAGACTGGCATTTGGCCACTTTTCTCCAAAAGAGTGGATGTGGTGAAGCTGCTTTTCCCATGTGAGAAAGAAGCTGAGATTACACCTCAG ATGATTCTTGCAAACATTCAATGGCCCAGGCTTAATTCAGATTCTCAGtccgatgatgatgatgatgatgatgatgatgatgatgatgatgatgacatctCTGTTGAAGCAGTGACTCGAGTCACAGCTTATTTCAGGACTTTTATTGAACACG CCTCCTCAGAGTGCCTGAAGAATCTGCTGCGATTCTGGGTGGGATGGGAGGTTCCAGCCAAGAAACTGGTCGTGAAGGTGGCAAATGGCCACCTCCCCAGAGCCTTGACATGCTTCGAAACTATCAAATTGCCTGACCATCACACAGACTATGCAGATTTTGAATCTGACTTATTGTCCGCCATTACTACCTGCGAGACAGGGTTTGGTCTTGTTTAA
- the LOC127530381 gene encoding uncharacterized protein LOC127530381 isoform X1, which translates to MRKDQEEQDMSYVSFYKHNNVEWASPLRCRLEGDAAVGVGVNRHVMSTLMLKLRTGFRLNLGNGAITKVFEGQPDHLVPANSVVMVESELFLMAGRMMGHCFLYGGPGFPGISPAITHVLFGGSIDTATVMIEDCPDLDIRETIQLLSENTKLEGEQRNRVVSLCMAWDLPLPTPSNMKWLHDKLLLHAVLGRSAKQVKQLRKGLKETGIWPLFSKRVDVVKLLFPCEKEAEITPQMILANIQWPRLNSDSQSDDDDDDDDDDDDDDDISVEAVTRVTAYFRTFIEHASSECLKNLLRFWVGWEVPAKKLVVKVANGHLPRALTCFETIKLPDHHTDYADFESDLLSAITTCETGFGLV; encoded by the exons ATGAGGAAAGACCAGGAAGAACAGGACATGTCCTATGTGAGCTTCTATAAGCACAACAATGTGGAGTGGGCTTCACCACTGAGATGTAGACTTGAAG GTGATGCTGCTGTAGGAGTGGGTGTTAACCGGCATGTTATGTCAACACTGATGCTGAAGCTAAGAACAGGATTTCGCCTTAATCTTG GAAATGGAGCTATCACAAAGGTTTTTGAGGGTCAGCCAGACCACTTGGTGCCTGCCAACTCTGTTGTGATGGTGGAGAGTGAGCTTTTCTTGATGGCAGGACGAATGATGGGGCATTGCTTCTTGTATGGTGGTCCTGGTTTCCCTGGCATCAGTCCAGCCATCACACATGTACTGTTTGGTGGTTCCATTGACACTGCCACGGTCATGATTGAAGACTGTCCTGACTTGGATATTCGTGAAACAATCCAGCTG TTAAGTGAAAATACTAAACTTGAAGGTGAACAACGTAACCGTGTTGTCAGCCTTTGCATGGCGTGGGACTTGCCACTTCCAACTCCAAGCAATATGAAGTGGCTGCATGACAAGCTGCTCCTGCATGCG GTTCTGGGACGATCAGCAAAACAAGTAAAGCAGTTAAGAAAGGGACTGAAGGAGACTGGCATTTGGCCACTTTTCTCCAAAAGAGTGGATGTGGTGAAGCTGCTTTTCCCATGTGAGAAAGAAGCTGAGATTACACCTCAG ATGATTCTTGCAAACATTCAATGGCCCAGGCTTAATTCAGATTCTCAGtccgatgatgatgatgatgatgatgatgatgatgatgatgatgatgacatctCTGTTGAAGCAGTGACTCGAGTCACAGCTTATTTCAGGACTTTTATTGAACACG CCTCCTCAGAGTGCCTGAAGAATCTGCTGCGATTCTGGGTGGGATGGGAGGTTCCAGCCAAGAAACTGGTCGTGAAGGTGGCAAATGGCCACCTCCCCAGAGCCTTGACATGCTTCGAAACTATCAAATTGCCTGACCATCACACAGACTATGCAGATTTTGAATCTGACTTATTGTCCGCCATTACTACCTGCGAGACAGGGTTTGGTCTTGTTTAA